One Deltaproteobacteria bacterium DNA segment encodes these proteins:
- a CDS encoding cytochrome C, with protein sequence MKRITPLFSVVIMMVFSSILYAAGKPQLEKAIQQGKDLFIHGTFGGNGKTCETCHTDGGIEPGRMPGGMKFPSLANAATIFPRFNPKVNKVITLEDQIGNCIVGALHGKPPAYGSAEMNALVSYITSLSQGKPMDMGGKPQ encoded by the coding sequence ATGAAACGCATTACACCATTGTTCAGTGTAGTGATCATGATGGTTTTTTCTTCGATTCTTTACGCCGCCGGCAAGCCGCAACTGGAAAAGGCAATCCAGCAAGGTAAGGATCTATTCATACATGGTACTTTCGGCGGCAACGGTAAGACATGCGAAACCTGTCACACTGATGGTGGGATAGAACCAGGCAGGATGCCAGGCGGCATGAAATTCCCAAGCCTCGCCAATGCCGCAACCATTTTCCCCCGCTTCAATCCCAAGGTTAACAAGGTGATTACATTGGAAGACCAGATCGGGAATTGTATCGTTGGTGCGCTTCATGGCAAGCCCCCCGCTTACGGCAGCGCCGAGATGAACGCCTTGGTCAGCTACATTACCTCGCTTTCCCAGGGCAAGCCGATGGACATGGGCGGGAAGCCGCAGTGA